In the genome of Tsukamurella paurometabola DSM 20162, the window AACGCCCTCCGCACCGGACCGGCTGCTCTCACGGGTCCCGCCGCTCGCGGTGACGCCGAGGCGGTCGCCCGCCACCTCGCCGCGCTCGACACCGTCGATCCCCTGATCACCGACGCGTACCGCGGCCAATCCCGGAGGGCAGCAGCCCAGTCCGGTACCTCAGCCATGATCGATCCCGTCCTCGAGAAAGAAGACCGATGAGCGCTCCCACCCGCCCGTACACGCCGGGTCAGCTGACCGTGCACCATGATCCGGCGCAGCTGACCCGGGTGACCTCGGCGCTGAAGTCGACCGGCCGGCAGATCGCCTTCGTCCCCACCATGGGTGCGCTGCACAACGGCCACCTGGAGCTGGTGCACGCCGCGAAGCTGACCGGAGCCGTGGTCGTGGTCTCGATCTTCGTGAACCCGTTGCAGTTCGGGGCCGGCGAGGATCTGGACGCCTACCCGCGCACGCTCGATGCCGATGTCGAGAAGCTGCGCGCCGCGGGCGTCGAGCTGGTCTTCGCGCCGTCCGCCGCCGCGATGTACCCGAACGGGCCGCGCACCACCATTCATCCCGGTCCGGCCGGTCAGGGACTCGAGGCCGACAGCCGACCGACGCATTTCGCCGGCATGCTGACCGTGGTGAACAAGCTGCTCAACATCGTCCGCCCGCACACCGCCTACTTCGGCGAGAAGGACTACCAGCAGTTGGTCCTGGTGCGACAGATGGTGACCGACCTCGACATGGACGTCAAGATCGTCGGCGTCCCGACGGTGCGCGAACCCGATGGCCTGGCCATGAGCTCGCGCAACGTCTACCTCGACGAAGCGCAGCGCGACGCCGCCACGGCACTGTCCGCGGCCCTCCTCGCGGGGGCCTACTCCGCCCAGGGCGGGGAGACCGCGATCCTGGCCGCCGCCGGCGAGGTGCTCGCCTCCCGCCCCGACGTCCAGGTCGAGTATCTGGAGCTGCGCGCCCCCGACCTCGGCCCCGCACCCGCGCACGGCGACGGCCGACTGCTGGTGGCCGCACGGCTCGGTACCACCCGGCTGCTCGACAACGTGGGCGTCGCGATCGGCACCGGATTCCTCTCGGAGCCCGAGCCCGAGCCGGCGGGAGCGATCGGCGGGGAGGCGTAGAGATGCTGCGCACCATGATGACCAGCAAGATCCACCGCGCCACCGTGACCGAAGCGAACCTGCACTACGTGGGCTCGGTGACGGTGGACGCCGATCTCCTCGACGCCGCGAACCTGCTGGAGGGAGAGCAGGTCGCGATCGTCGACGTGACCAACGGCGCCCGGCTGGAGACCTACACCATCGCCGGTGAGCGAGGCAGCGGAGTGATCGGGATCAACGGTGCCGCAGCGCATCTGGTGAGCCCCGGCGATATCGTGATCCTCATCGCCTACGGCCAGCTCGACGAGCGGGAGCTGAAGACCTACGCACCGAGTGTGGTGTTCGTCGATGCCGAGAACAAGCCGGTCGAACTGTCCACCGACGCCGCCCGTGTCCCCGACGGCTACGGCCTCGTGACCGGGCGGATCTAGTGCTGCTGGCGATCGATGCCGGGAACACGTCCGTCACCGTCGGACTGTTCGCGGCCGGAACCGACGGGGGCGCGGGCGAACTGCTCGGTACCTGGCGGCTGCGCAGCGATCCCCGGATGACCTCCGACGAGCTCGCCCTGGTGATCCGCGGCTTCCTCACCGGCCCCGGCACCGAGCCCGGCTTCGATCCCGCCGCCGTCACCGGGGTGACCGCGCTGTCCACGGTGCCCGAGCTGCTGCGTTCGCTGCGCGCCATGGCGCCGCGGTACTACCCGGGCGCCCAGCACGTGATCTTGGAACCCGGTGTGAAGACCGGGGTCCCGCTCCACGTGGACAATCCGCGTGAGGTGGGCACCGACCGGGTGGCGAACGCGGCCGGTGCCTTCGAGGTCTGCGGCCGATCCGCCGGAACACCGTGCATCGTGGTCGATTTCGGTACCTCCACGCGGGTCGACGTGGTCAGCGCCAAGGGGGAGTTCCTCGGCGGCGCCATCGCCCCCGGCGTGGGCAGCGCCCTCGACGCGCTCGCCGAACGGACCGTCGCGCTGCGCCGGGTCGAGCTGGTCCCACCTCGCTCGGTGGTCGGAAAGAACACCGTCGAGGCGCTGCAGTCGGGGATCATCTACGGATTCGCCGGCCTGGTCGACGCGCTGGTCCGCCGTGCCCTCGAGACCGTGCCCGATGCTCGCGTGATCGCCACCGGCGGGTACGACGATGGCGTCGCCGCCGAATGCGCGACCATCACGGACCGCCGCGCGGACCTCACCCTGCAGGGCTTGCGGGCCGTCTACCTGCGTGAGATCGCCAGCCGGGCCACCCGCGCCGAGCGCAAGGCCCACCCGCGGGATTCGGTGTAGTGGTGAGCGCAATTGTTGCCGCGCCGCACGCCGGATGCTAATTTCGCTGTCATGAGCCAGGTGCGCAGCTGCATGGAGTGTTGTCGGGTCCGCTAGGAACCCGACCCCCTTCCGCTGCCGAACGCCGGTCCGAGCGTTCGCCTCCCGCCTGGAGAATCCCGATGCACCCCGTGCACTTCACCCCCGCAGACGACGCCATCCTCGTGGATCTGCGTGACCAGTCCGAACGCAGCCGCGACGGCATCCTGCCCGGCGCCGTCGCCCTCGATGCCGCCGCCGTGATCGCCCGCCTCGTGCCGGGCCTGTCGACCAGTCTCGCCGCCGCCGGCCCCGATACCCGATGGTTGCTGGTCAGCGGCAACGGCGCCACCGCCGCCGCGATCGCCACCCGCCTGCGCGATCGTGGAGTGCAGGCGTCCTCCGTGGACGGCGGCTTCCGCGCATTGTCGCTCGGCGTCACCGGTGGTACGGGCACCGGCACCGGTTCCGAGTCCTACCGCCGCGCCGTCGCGCAGTTCGCCGCGCACGAGGCGTGAGGTCGCGCATTCTGCGACGGTAGTATTGCGGTCCGTGACCGTAGCCCCTGTGAATGCGCCCCTGGACGACTGGGTGACCCGCCTCGCCGATGAGGCGGTCGCCTTCGCGGAGCAGAACGACGCCCCGGTGAAGGTGGCATCGGGTATCTCCCCGTCGGGGCCGATCCATCTCGGCAACCTGCGCGAGGTGATGGTGCCGCACCTGGTGGCGGACGAACTGCGCCGCCGCGGCCGCACCGTCGAGCACATCATCTCGTGGGACGACTTCGACCGCTTCCGCAAGGTCCCCACGATCGACGGTGTCGATGAGACCTGGGAGCAGCACATCGGTAAGCCGCTGACCCGGGTGCCCGCACCGTACGGATCCGACGCCGCCAACTGGGCGGAGCACTTCCGCCGGGAGTTGGAGACGGCGCTGGTCGAGCTGGGTGTGACCTACCGCGGGATCAGCCAGACGCAGATGTACTCCTCGGGTGCCTACATCGACCAGGTGCTCCACGCCATGGCCGAGCGTCAGCGGATCGACGCGATTCTGGAGCGCTACCGAACCCTGGACAAGGCGAAGAAGGGCGGCGTCACGGTCGATCAGCCTGAGGCCGACGCGGAAGCCGCCGACGCCGCATCGGGTTCCGCGGACGAGGCCGACGGGTCCGGCGATTCCGGTTACTACCCGTATAAGCCGTATTGCTCCGTTTGTGGCACCGATTTCACGACCGTCATCGGATATGACGACGAGTCGACCGCTTTGAAATATCAGTGTCGCTGCGGTCACACCGAGACCGTGATCCTCCGCGAACACACTGATGGCAAGCTGGTGTGGAAGGTCGATTGGCCCATGCGCTGGGCATTCGAGAAGATCACATTCGAGCCTTCGGGTGTGGATCATCAGTCGCCCGGTTCTTCGTTCGCCGTAGGTAAGGATGTGGCGCCGATCTTCGGATGGCGGCGCCCCCTCGGGCCGATGTATGCATTCGTCGGAATCCGTGGAATGGCGAAGATGTCGTCCTCGAAGGGCGGAGTGCCGACCGCCGCGATTGCGCTGCGATACCTCGAGCCGCCGCTGTTACGTTGGCTGTACGGACGCAAGAAGCCCAATCAGTCCTTCGACGTGGCGCTCGATGGAGAACTGCCGCGCACCTATGACGAATGGGACGCCCTGACCCGCAAGGTGGCCGGCGACAAGGCACAGCCCGGTGACATCGCCGCCTACGCCCGCGCCGCCTCGGTCGCCGATCCGGTCGAGGGACAGGTGCGCGCGCTCGCGCTCACACCGCGCACGATGCCCTATCGCACCCTGGCGTCCGTTGTCGACATCACCACCGGCGACGATGAGCAAACCCTGCGCATCCTCGGTGCCCTGGAACCGGATGAGCCTCTGACCGGCCTGGATGTGCTGCGCCCGCGGCTGGACAAGGCAACCACCTGGGTCGCCGAGCAGATGCCGGCGCAGGAACGGACCGTGGTGCGGACCGCGCCCGACACCGATCTGCTGCGCGGATTGACCGACGATGAACGTGCCGCCCTGCGACTACTGCTCGACGGTTCCGGCACCCCGGCCCCGGAGGGGCTCGGCCGCCTCGAGGACGATTGGACGCTCGCCGGAATCACGCATCAGGTGTACGGCGTCGCCAAGGTGCAGCGCGGCCTGGGGGCGGATCAGATCGTCAAGGGGGATAAGGAACTCGGCGCAGCGCAACGCGCATTTTTCGTGCTTCTCTATCGGCTGTTGGTGGGCGGAGACACCGGTCCCCGTCTTCCTACCCTGCTGCTTGCGATCGGTGCGAAACGCGTACGAGAACTGGTCGCG includes:
- the lysS gene encoding lysine--tRNA ligase; amino-acid sequence: MTVAPVNAPLDDWVTRLADEAVAFAEQNDAPVKVASGISPSGPIHLGNLREVMVPHLVADELRRRGRTVEHIISWDDFDRFRKVPTIDGVDETWEQHIGKPLTRVPAPYGSDAANWAEHFRRELETALVELGVTYRGISQTQMYSSGAYIDQVLHAMAERQRIDAILERYRTLDKAKKGGVTVDQPEADAEAADAASGSADEADGSGDSGYYPYKPYCSVCGTDFTTVIGYDDESTALKYQCRCGHTETVILREHTDGKLVWKVDWPMRWAFEKITFEPSGVDHQSPGSSFAVGKDVAPIFGWRRPLGPMYAFVGIRGMAKMSSSKGGVPTAAIALRYLEPPLLRWLYGRKKPNQSFDVALDGELPRTYDEWDALTRKVAGDKAQPGDIAAYARAASVADPVEGQVRALALTPRTMPYRTLASVVDITTGDDEQTLRILGALEPDEPLTGLDVLRPRLDKATTWVAEQMPAQERTVVRTAPDTDLLRGLTDDERAALRLLLDGSGTPAPEGLGRLEDDWTLAGITHQVYGVAKVQRGLGADQIVKGDKELGAAQRAFFVLLYRLLVGGDTGPRLPTLLLAIGAKRVRELVASDRIQPN
- a CDS encoding rhodanese-like domain-containing protein, which codes for MHPVHFTPADDAILVDLRDQSERSRDGILPGAVALDAAAVIARLVPGLSTSLAAAGPDTRWLLVSGNGATAAAIATRLRDRGVQASSVDGGFRALSLGVTGGTGTGTGSESYRRAVAQFAAHEA
- the panD gene encoding aspartate 1-decarboxylase, which gives rise to MLRTMMTSKIHRATVTEANLHYVGSVTVDADLLDAANLLEGEQVAIVDVTNGARLETYTIAGERGSGVIGINGAAAHLVSPGDIVILIAYGQLDERELKTYAPSVVFVDAENKPVELSTDAARVPDGYGLVTGRI
- a CDS encoding type III pantothenate kinase, whose protein sequence is MLLAIDAGNTSVTVGLFAAGTDGGAGELLGTWRLRSDPRMTSDELALVIRGFLTGPGTEPGFDPAAVTGVTALSTVPELLRSLRAMAPRYYPGAQHVILEPGVKTGVPLHVDNPREVGTDRVANAAGAFEVCGRSAGTPCIVVDFGTSTRVDVVSAKGEFLGGAIAPGVGSALDALAERTVALRRVELVPPRSVVGKNTVEALQSGIIYGFAGLVDALVRRALETVPDARVIATGGYDDGVAAECATITDRRADLTLQGLRAVYLREIASRATRAERKAHPRDSV
- the panC gene encoding pantoate--beta-alanine ligase yields the protein MSAPTRPYTPGQLTVHHDPAQLTRVTSALKSTGRQIAFVPTMGALHNGHLELVHAAKLTGAVVVVSIFVNPLQFGAGEDLDAYPRTLDADVEKLRAAGVELVFAPSAAAMYPNGPRTTIHPGPAGQGLEADSRPTHFAGMLTVVNKLLNIVRPHTAYFGEKDYQQLVLVRQMVTDLDMDVKIVGVPTVREPDGLAMSSRNVYLDEAQRDAATALSAALLAGAYSAQGGETAILAAAGEVLASRPDVQVEYLELRAPDLGPAPAHGDGRLLVAARLGTTRLLDNVGVAIGTGFLSEPEPEPAGAIGGEA